The following proteins are co-located in the Theropithecus gelada isolate Dixy chromosome 19, Tgel_1.0, whole genome shotgun sequence genome:
- the SNAPC2 gene encoding snRNA-activating protein complex subunit 2 isoform X1 — protein sequence MKPPPRRRAAPARYLGEVTGPTTWSAREKRQLVRLLQARQGQPEPDAAELARELQGRSEAEIRVFLQQLKGRVAREAIQKVHPGGLQGPRRREAQPPAPIEVWTDLAEKITGPLEEALAVAFSQVLTIAATEPVTLLHSKPPKPTQARGKPLLLSAPGGQEDSAPEIPSSAPETSDPAPEKPASSAGPSTEEDFAVDFEKIYKYLSSLSRSGRSPELSAAESAVVLDLLMSLPEELPLLPCTALVEHMTETYLRLTAPQPSPAGGSLGPAAEGDGAGSKAPEETPPATKKAEPSELKSSWQAAGICPLNPFLVPLELLGRAATPAR from the exons ATGAAGCCACCTCCCAGGCGGCGAGCGGCCCCGGCGCGCTATCTGGGCGAGGTGACCGGTCCCACGACCTGGAGCGCTCGCGAGAAGCGGCAACTAGTGAGACTCCTGCAGGCGCGGCAGGGCCAGCCGGAGCCGGACGCCGCCGAGCTGGCCCGGGAGCTGCAGGGCCGGAgcgaggctgag aTCCGGGTCTTCCTCCAGCAGCTCAAGGGCCGCGTAGCCCGGGAGGCCATTCAAAAGGTGCATCCGGGTGGCCTTCAGGGACCAAGGCGCCGGGAGgcacagcccccagcccccataGAG GTCTGGACGGATCTGGCTGAGAAGATAACAGGGCCACTGGAGGAAGCCCTGGCAGTGGCTTTCTCGCAG GTGCTCACCATCGCGGCCACGGAACCGGTCACCCTCCTGCACTCCAAGCCCCCCAAGCCCACGCAGGCCCGTGGAAAGCCGCTGCTCCTGAGCGCCCCTGGAGGGCAGGAAGACTCTGCCCCTGAGATACCTAGCTCCGCCCCCGAGACTTCTGACCCTGCCCCTGAGAAACCTGCGTCCTCGGCTGGTCCCTCCACTGAAGAAGACTTCGCTGTGGACTTTGAGAAGATCTACAAGTACTTGTCCTCTCTCTCCCGAAGTGGCCGCAGCCCTGAGCTCTCAGCAGCTG AGTCGGCTGTGGTCCTCGACCTGCTCATGTCACTTCCAGAGGAGCTGCCCCTCCTGCCCTGCACAGCCTTGGTTGAGCATATGACGGAGACGTACTTACGTCTGACagccccccagcccagccccgctGGAGGGAGCCTGGGGCCTGCTGCTGAGGGGGATGGGGCTGGCTCCAAGGCACCAGAGGAGACCCCCCCAGCCACCAAGAAGGCCGAGCCCAGCGAATTGAAATCGTCCTGGCAAGCAGCTGGGATCTGTCCCCTGAACCCATTCCTGGTGCCCCTGGAGCTTCTGGGTCGGGCAGCCACCCCTGCCAGGTGA
- the SNAPC2 gene encoding snRNA-activating protein complex subunit 2 isoform X2 has protein sequence MQPRPVLKSNACCWTGYELEIRVFLQQLKGRVAREAIQKVHPGGLQGPRRREAQPPAPIEVWTDLAEKITGPLEEALAVAFSQVLTIAATEPVTLLHSKPPKPTQARGKPLLLSAPGGQEDSAPEIPSSAPETSDPAPEKPASSAGPSTEEDFAVDFEKIYKYLSSLSRSGRSPELSAAESAVVLDLLMSLPEELPLLPCTALVEHMTETYLRLTAPQPSPAGGSLGPAAEGDGAGSKAPEETPPATKKAEPSELKSSWQAAGICPLNPFLVPLELLGRAATPAR, from the exons ATGCAGCCGAGACCAGTCTTGAAAAGCAACGCATGCTGTTGGACAGGATACGAGCTTGAA aTCCGGGTCTTCCTCCAGCAGCTCAAGGGCCGCGTAGCCCGGGAGGCCATTCAAAAGGTGCATCCGGGTGGCCTTCAGGGACCAAGGCGCCGGGAGgcacagcccccagcccccataGAG GTCTGGACGGATCTGGCTGAGAAGATAACAGGGCCACTGGAGGAAGCCCTGGCAGTGGCTTTCTCGCAG GTGCTCACCATCGCGGCCACGGAACCGGTCACCCTCCTGCACTCCAAGCCCCCCAAGCCCACGCAGGCCCGTGGAAAGCCGCTGCTCCTGAGCGCCCCTGGAGGGCAGGAAGACTCTGCCCCTGAGATACCTAGCTCCGCCCCCGAGACTTCTGACCCTGCCCCTGAGAAACCTGCGTCCTCGGCTGGTCCCTCCACTGAAGAAGACTTCGCTGTGGACTTTGAGAAGATCTACAAGTACTTGTCCTCTCTCTCCCGAAGTGGCCGCAGCCCTGAGCTCTCAGCAGCTG AGTCGGCTGTGGTCCTCGACCTGCTCATGTCACTTCCAGAGGAGCTGCCCCTCCTGCCCTGCACAGCCTTGGTTGAGCATATGACGGAGACGTACTTACGTCTGACagccccccagcccagccccgctGGAGGGAGCCTGGGGCCTGCTGCTGAGGGGGATGGGGCTGGCTCCAAGGCACCAGAGGAGACCCCCCCAGCCACCAAGAAGGCCGAGCCCAGCGAATTGAAATCGTCCTGGCAAGCAGCTGGGATCTGTCCCCTGAACCCATTCCTGGTGCCCCTGGAGCTTCTGGGTCGGGCAGCCACCCCTGCCAGGTGA
- the CTXN1 gene encoding cortexin-1 yields the protein MSATWTLSPEPLPPSTGPPVGAGLDAEQRTVFAFVLCLLVVLVLLMVRCVRILLDPYSRMPASSWTDHKEALERGQFDYALV from the coding sequence ATGAGCGCGACGTGGACGCTGTCGCCGGAGCCCCTGCCGCCGTCGACGGGGCCCCCGGTGGGCGCGGGCCTGGATGCGGAGCAGCGCACAGTGTTCGCCTTCGTGCTCTGCCTGCTCGTGGTGCTGGTGCTGTTGATGGTGCGCTGCGTGCGCATCCTGCTCGACCCCTACAGCCGCATGCCCGCCTCGTCCTGGACCGACCACAAGGAGGCGCTCGAGCGCGGGCAGTTCGACTACGCGTTGGTGTGA